The Paenibacillus beijingensis nucleotide sequence TTCTTTCAAACCGAACGCGAACATCAGCCGTAAAGAGCTGGCAGCCATGGTCGTACGCGCCCTGGAATATGCCGGTGTGGAAAGCAAGCTGACGGATGCGGAAGCTTCCGCTGCGCTCGCTAACTTTACCGACACTGCTACTCTTGGTTGGGCAAAAGGTGAAGTAGCCGCTGCTGTGAAAGCTGGTGTTGTTCAAGGTCAAACTGCAACGAAAGTTGCCGGCAACCTGAGCGCAAACCGTGCTGAAGCTGCAACGATGGTTTACCGTTTCCTGACAAAAGCTGATCTCATCGATTAATCCTACTTATATCAGCAGAGAAAGCGACCTTCGGGTCGCTTTTTTTTTTGTCTTTAGCATTTTGCTTTTATCCTTTAGCCTTTTGCTTTTATCCTTTAGCCTTTTGCTTTTATCCTTTAGCCGTTTGCTTTTATCCTTTAATAGAGTGACGAAACGATGGGCATCGGAGGAGAGAGGAGATAGTGACAAAAGGCGCCCCTTGCGTTTATCTTTTGCAATGATCAAAAACAAAGCTCCGACGTAGCGGCTTTAACCGTTTGGCGTCGGAGTTTTGAATTAAGGCTCGGTCTTAATACGATTTTGGTGTAATACTTTAATTCGTCCGTCTAACGCGATTCTACAATTACCCCTTTGCCGGATCAAAGGAGCTTTTCAGCGACACAATCCGATTGAAGACCAGCTTGTCGTCCGCGGAAAGCTTCGGGTCGACGTTGAAGTAGCCGTGGCGGAAAAATTGGAACTTCTCCTGGCCTTGCGCACCGGACATATTTCGTTCCACATAGCCGTCCAAAATTTCGAGCGAGCCGGGGTTGATGCACTCCAGGAACGGTTTGCCGGTCTCTTCGGCTTCGCTTGTAATTAACGGTTCGTAGAGACGGAACTCGGCAGGAACGGCTTGCGACGCTTCCACCCAATGCAGCGTTCCTTTTACTTTACGGCCGGTAAAGCCGGAACCGCTCTTCGTTTCCGGGTCGTACGTGCAGCGAAGCTCGATCACATTGCCGCTTGCGTCCTTAATGACTTCCTCGCATTTGATAAAGTAAGCGTGCTTTAAACGTACTTCATTGCCCGGGAACAAGCGGAAATATTTGGCCGGCGGATTTTCCATGAAGTCGTCTTGCTCAATGTAAATCTCCCGCGAAAACGGAATTTGACGCGTCCCCAGCTCTTCGTTCTCGGCGTTGTTTTCCGCTTCCAGCATCTCGACCTGCCCTTCCGGGTAATTGGTAATAACCACTTTAAGCGGACGGATAATGCCCATCGTGCGCAGCGCCTTCAGCTTCAAATCTTCCCGGATAAAATGCTCCAGCATCCGTTCGTCGACAAGGCCGTAACCTTTGGAAACGCCGATTGCACGGCAGAAGGCACGAATCGATTCCGGGGTGTAACCCTTTCGGCGCAAGCCGCTGATGGTAGGCATCCGCGGATCGTCCCAGCCGTCCACCACCTTCTCGTCTACGAGCTGCTTCAGCTTCCGTTTGCTCATGACGGTGTTCGTAAGATTCAAACGGCCGAATTCGTATTGATGCGGTTCGGACTCCATTTCGCATTCGGCGATCGTCCAGTCGTAGAGCGGACGGTGATCTTCGAATTCGAGCGTACAGATCGAATGCGTGACGCCTTCGATGGCATCGCTGAGCGGATGCGCGTAATCGTACATCGGGTAGATGCACCACGCATCGCCGGTACGGTGATGGTGGGCATGGGCAATGCGGTACAACACCGGATCGCGCATGTTGATGTTCGGCGAGCTCATGTCGATTTTTGCCCGCAGCACCCGCTCTCCATCGCGAAACTCCCCAGCCCGCATGCGGCGGAACAGATCGAGATTTTCCTCTACGGAACGGTCCCTGTAGGGGCTGTTTGTACCCGGCTCGGTAAGGGTGCCGCGCAGCTCGCGGATTTGGTCGGCGCTCAAATCGCAAACGTACGCTTTTCCTTTGCGGATCAACAGCTCGGCACGCTCGTACAGCTCTTCGAAATAGTCGGAAGCAAAATGCAGCTCTTCCCACTCGAAGCCGAGCCACTTTACATCGTCTTGGATCGATTCTACATATTCCGTATCTTCTTTCACCGGATTCGTGTCGTCAAAACGGAGATTCGTCCGTCCCCCCACATCGTCCGCCAGCTCAAAGTTCAGGCAAATCGATTTGGCATGACCAATATGAAGATAACCGTTCGGTTCGGGCGGAAAGCGGGTGATGACTTGACGGGTTCGTCCGCTTTTCAGATCCTCGGCCACAATTTGACGAATAAAGTTCGAGGATGATGTGTTGTTTTCCATTGCGACCAACCTTTCCCACGAGGAATGAGTATCCTCTTATTTTACACAAAAACGCTATGAAATATAAGGGGAAGGGTGAATATAACGGCAAGAAGGCTGCTTTTGCTGCGGGCGGCAGGGGATGCGGATTCATACGAGAAAGCGGCCGGAAGGAAAGAGTGTTTCTCTTCTCCTGCGGCCGCCGGCTTAGGCGTACTTTGCAGCGCAGCCTGACGGCTGTCAGTCCACATGCAGATAAGCTTCCATAAAAACGATGCGATCGGGCGGCTGTATACGTACGGGTTCATCTGCAAAACAGCTGCCTGTCTTTATGCGCGTCTTATAGCTGTTTCTCGATATCCGCAGCCATTGCGGCCGGCTCCACTTTCGGTTCGAAACGTTTGACGACATGGCCATCGCGGTCGATGAGAAATTTCGTAAAATTCCATTTAATGTCGTTGTTATCCGGCTCCTCGCCGCCTGTCGCTGCCGTGTCGGCCCCTTGGAAGGGCGCTGCTTCAATTAAATGCTTGAACAGCGGATGGGCATCCGGACCGTTGACATCGGTTTTGGAAAACAAGGGAAACGTCACCCCATAATTCAACTGGCAAAAGCTTTCCACTTCGGCATTGCTGCCCGGCTCCTGCCCTGCAAACTGATTGCTCGGGAAGCCCAAAATTTCGAGCCCCTGCTCATGATATTGTTCGTAGAGCTTTTGCAGTCCTTCGTACTGAGGCGTAAGCCCGCACTTGCTGGCCGTGTTGACGATGACGAGCACCTTGCCCTTGTAATCTGCGAGAGTTTGCTCTTCACCTTTGATCGTTTGCAGAGAAAAGTCGTAAATAGTCACCCTACATTCCTCCTCCGATTAATGGATAACGGTTATCGAACCGTCTTCGCTGACGTTCCGATCCGTTCATTCTGGA carries:
- a CDS encoding glutamine--tRNA ligase/YqeY domain fusion protein: MENNTSSSNFIRQIVAEDLKSGRTRQVITRFPPEPNGYLHIGHAKSICLNFELADDVGGRTNLRFDDTNPVKEDTEYVESIQDDVKWLGFEWEELHFASDYFEELYERAELLIRKGKAYVCDLSADQIRELRGTLTEPGTNSPYRDRSVEENLDLFRRMRAGEFRDGERVLRAKIDMSSPNINMRDPVLYRIAHAHHHRTGDAWCIYPMYDYAHPLSDAIEGVTHSICTLEFEDHRPLYDWTIAECEMESEPHQYEFGRLNLTNTVMSKRKLKQLVDEKVVDGWDDPRMPTISGLRRKGYTPESIRAFCRAIGVSKGYGLVDERMLEHFIREDLKLKALRTMGIIRPLKVVITNYPEGQVEMLEAENNAENEELGTRQIPFSREIYIEQDDFMENPPAKYFRLFPGNEVRLKHAYFIKCEEVIKDASGNVIELRCTYDPETKSGSGFTGRKVKGTLHWVEASQAVPAEFRLYEPLITSEAEETGKPFLECINPGSLEILDGYVERNMSGAQGQEKFQFFRHGYFNVDPKLSADDKLVFNRIVSLKSSFDPAKG
- a CDS encoding glutathione peroxidase; its protein translation is MTIYDFSLQTIKGEEQTLADYKGKVLVIVNTASKCGLTPQYEGLQKLYEQYHEQGLEILGFPSNQFAGQEPGSNAEVESFCQLNYGVTFPLFSKTDVNGPDAHPLFKHLIEAAPFQGADTAATGGEEPDNNDIKWNFTKFLIDRDGHVVKRFEPKVEPAAMAADIEKQL